A window of Nodularia sp. LEGE 06071 contains these coding sequences:
- a CDS encoding Mo-dependent nitrogenase C-terminal domain-containing protein, with translation MASLTHTRLHNPLLHSVRQWLDSREIHSAKLAHILCKAIPAQCPFERDIKLFGHQLFHIPAMCKLNPLYDQLVSLRFKALCYLADECGEDVTAYC, from the coding sequence ATGGCCAGCTTGACTCATACCCGGTTACACAACCCCCTACTGCACTCAGTTCGTCAGTGGTTAGACAGTAGAGAAATCCATAGTGCTAAACTAGCGCATATTTTGTGTAAAGCTATACCTGCTCAATGTCCATTTGAAAGAGACATTAAACTGTTTGGTCATCAGCTATTTCACATTCCGGCAATGTGTAAATTAAATCCCCTCTATGATCAATTAGTAAGTCTGCGTTTCAAAGCGCTTTGTTATCTTGCTGATGAATGCGGTGAAGATGTCACAGCCTATTGCTAA
- a CDS encoding GNAT family N-acetyltransferase, producing the protein MTSWFFDPYHQEPLISAAEKASWKFQIRAATPDDLTDIAQIIAESFHGHDGFWGWAFPLLRLGIYEDLKHRLSSPAPHHVCLVAIDTNAASTQNLVGTVELGVRFNDSWVQTGRSFPYLSNLAVNPKYRRHGVASELLISCEKFSHEWGFQDLYLHVLENNHQARQLYFKLGYKVHKSEPNWNTFLLRRSRQILLRKHLSLKFD; encoded by the coding sequence TTGACATCCTGGTTTTTTGATCCTTACCACCAAGAGCCATTAATATCTGCCGCCGAAAAAGCTTCCTGGAAATTCCAAATTCGTGCGGCTACACCTGATGATTTGACTGATATCGCCCAAATTATTGCCGAAAGCTTTCACGGACATGATGGTTTTTGGGGATGGGCTTTTCCGCTACTACGTTTGGGTATTTACGAAGACCTCAAACATCGCTTGTCATCACCAGCGCCCCATCATGTTTGTTTGGTTGCTATTGACACTAATGCTGCTTCAACTCAAAATTTAGTAGGCACTGTGGAATTGGGTGTGCGTTTTAATGATTCTTGGGTACAGACAGGGAGGAGTTTTCCTTATCTGTCTAATTTAGCTGTTAACCCCAAATACCGTCGGCATGGTGTCGCTTCAGAGCTACTGATTAGCTGTGAAAAGTTCTCTCATGAGTGGGGGTTTCAAGACTTATACCTCCACGTTCTCGAAAATAACCATCAGGCACGACAACTTTATTTCAAGCTGGGATATAAGGTACATAAATCAGAACCTAATTGGAATACATTTCTCCTCAGACGCTCCCGACAAATATTGTTGCGTAAACACCTGAGCCTGAAATTTGATTAA
- the arsM gene encoding arsenosugar biosynthesis arsenite methyltransferase ArsM, with protein MTYLETAAQFYSEVAKKPQVGLCCVQSTPLQLPGLKIPLAMQEMNYGCGTTVHHTELSNQPTVMYVGVGGGLEALQFAYFSRYPGAVIAIEPVAAMREAAARNLEIAATENPWFDTSFVEIREGDAFNLPVGDASVDIVAQNCLFNIFEPEDLTRALKEAYRVLKPGGRLQMSDPIATSPIPAHLQQDERLRAMCLSGALTYEEYTQSIINAGFGQIEIRARRPYRLLDSQTYKLEKNLLLESLDSVAFKVDIPEDGACIFTGKTAIYAGVESFFDDAAGHLLQRGIPAAVCDKTAAKLAAVQPAEIMITHSTWHYSGGGCC; from the coding sequence ATGACCTATTTAGAAACAGCAGCGCAGTTTTACAGTGAAGTTGCAAAAAAACCACAAGTGGGACTATGTTGTGTCCAGAGTACCCCTCTGCAACTACCTGGACTGAAAATTCCTCTGGCCATGCAGGAAATGAACTATGGTTGTGGTACAACGGTTCACCATACTGAACTCTCAAACCAACCCACCGTCATGTATGTTGGTGTTGGCGGTGGGTTAGAAGCACTGCAATTCGCTTATTTTTCTCGTTATCCAGGTGCTGTAATTGCCATTGAACCAGTTGCAGCTATGCGAGAAGCCGCCGCACGTAACCTAGAAATTGCCGCAACAGAAAATCCCTGGTTTGACACCAGTTTTGTAGAAATTCGGGAAGGTGATGCCTTTAATCTCCCCGTGGGTGATGCTAGCGTCGATATCGTAGCGCAGAATTGCCTTTTTAACATTTTTGAACCAGAAGACTTAACCCGTGCTTTAAAAGAAGCATATCGGGTATTAAAACCAGGTGGACGCTTGCAAATGAGCGATCCCATTGCTACTTCTCCAATTCCGGCACATTTACAACAGGATGAGCGACTACGCGCCATGTGTTTATCAGGCGCACTCACCTATGAGGAGTATACTCAAAGCATCATTAATGCTGGTTTTGGTCAAATTGAAATTCGCGCCCGTCGCCCTTACCGTCTGCTAGATTCTCAAACTTACAAACTGGAAAAAAATCTCTTGCTAGAAAGTCTCGATTCTGTGGCTTTCAAAGTTGATATTCCCGAAGATGGTGCTTGTATATTCACAGGTAAGACGGCAATTTATGCTGGTGTAGAATCTTTCTTTGATGATGCGGCCGGACATTTGCTTCAGCGTGGTATTCCCGCAGCAGTGTGCGATAAAACTGCGGCTAAACTTGCCGCTGTACAGCCAGCAGAAATTATGATTACCCATTCAACCTGGCACTATAGCGGTGGTGGTTGCTGTTAA
- a CDS encoding response regulator transcription factor, with protein MTHILLVEDEVKLARFIELELSYEGYQVSVAYDGLTALTAARELDLDLVILDWMLPGLSGLEICRRLRSTGDQVPVILLTAKDEVSDRVAGLDAGADDYVVKPFSVEELLARVRAHLRRNQEADAADILQFEDLSLNRRTREVFRAKRLIDLTAKEFDLLEYLLTHPRQVITRDRILEEVWGYDFMGDSNIIEVYIRYLRLKLETNNEKRLLQTVRGVGYVLRE; from the coding sequence ATGACGCACATCTTGCTAGTTGAAGATGAAGTAAAACTGGCGCGATTTATCGAATTAGAATTAAGTTATGAAGGCTATCAAGTTAGTGTGGCCTACGATGGACTAACTGCACTCACCGCAGCGAGAGAGTTAGATTTAGACTTAGTAATTTTAGATTGGATGTTACCTGGTTTGTCGGGCTTGGAAATTTGCCGTCGTCTGCGAAGTACAGGTGATCAAGTACCGGTAATTTTATTAACTGCTAAAGATGAAGTGAGCGATCGCGTCGCCGGTTTAGATGCTGGTGCTGATGACTACGTAGTGAAACCCTTTAGCGTTGAAGAATTATTAGCCAGAGTCCGCGCTCATCTGCGAAGAAATCAGGAAGCAGACGCAGCAGATATTTTACAATTTGAAGACCTGAGTTTAAATCGTCGCACAAGAGAAGTATTTCGGGCAAAGCGGCTAATTGATTTAACTGCTAAGGAATTTGATTTACTGGAATATTTACTCACCCATCCGCGACAAGTAATTACACGCGATCGCATTTTAGAAGAAGTTTGGGGTTATGACTTCATGGGTGATTCCAACATTATCGAAGTTTACATCCGCTACTTGCGCCTGAAACTCGAAACCAACAACGAAAAACGCCTCCTTCAAACTGTCCGTGGTGTCGGCTACGTCTTGCGTGAGTGA
- the arsS gene encoding arsenosugar biosynthesis radical SAM (seleno)protein ArsS (Some members of this family are selenoproteins.), with protein MLTTKKITLFKDQLSSALTKKSISVLQINLGKRCNLACTHCHVEASPKRTEELSPQICEQLISLIHQFPEIKIVDLTGGAPEMNYGFKPLLEAARVTDKQVIVRSNLTIYFEDGFGDLPEYFAKHQVKVVASMPCYIADNVDKMRGNGVFDASIQALQWLNQLGYGQKSDLSLDLVYNPPLPTSEKFSLAPEQTNLEQDYKIFLQKHFDIVFNHLFTITNLPVGRTKMYLERKKLHNSYLQFLESHFNHSTVEHLMCRNELSLDYLGNVYDCDFNQMMNLPAKTRNGESLTVAKLLELGSLDLINEIQTASYCYGCTAGCGSSCGGALL; from the coding sequence ATGTTAACTACAAAAAAAATCACTTTATTCAAAGATCAACTTAGTTCTGCTTTGACAAAAAAAAGCATTTCTGTTTTACAAATTAATTTGGGTAAACGCTGTAATCTTGCCTGTACACACTGTCATGTCGAAGCTAGTCCAAAACGGACAGAAGAACTTTCTCCCCAAATTTGCGAGCAGTTAATTAGTTTAATTCACCAATTCCCCGAAATTAAAATTGTAGATTTAACTGGTGGCGCACCAGAAATGAATTATGGATTTAAACCATTGCTAGAAGCAGCAAGAGTCACAGATAAACAGGTAATTGTCCGGTCTAATTTGACCATTTATTTTGAAGATGGATTTGGGGATTTACCAGAATACTTTGCTAAACACCAAGTGAAGGTCGTGGCTTCCATGCCTTGCTACATAGCAGATAACGTAGACAAAATGCGTGGTAATGGTGTTTTTGATGCTTCTATTCAAGCCTTGCAATGGCTGAATCAACTCGGCTATGGCCAGAAATCGGATTTAAGTTTGGACTTGGTATATAATCCGCCTTTACCCACAAGCGAAAAATTTTCCTTAGCGCCTGAACAAACTAACCTAGAGCAAGATTACAAAATATTCTTGCAGAAACATTTTGATATTGTGTTTAATCACCTCTTCACCATTACTAACCTGCCGGTGGGCAGAACTAAAATGTATTTAGAACGAAAAAAGCTGCATAATAGCTATTTGCAGTTTTTAGAGTCGCATTTCAATCACAGTACAGTTGAACATTTAATGTGTCGCAATGAACTGTCACTTGATTACCTCGGTAATGTGTATGATTGCGATTTTAATCAGATGATGAATCTGCCTGCCAAAACTCGTAATGGTGAATCATTGACAGTTGCTAAATTGCTAGAACTTGGCAGTTTAGACTTAATTAATGAAATTCAAACAGCTAGCTATTGCTATGGTTGTACTGCTGGATGTGGTTCCAGCTGCGGTGGCGCTTTACTGTAA
- a CDS encoding inorganic phosphate transporter — MLIISLFLATLFLAYSNGANDNFKGVATLFGSRTTSYQTAILWGSFITFAGAVSSVFWADKLVEKFTAQGIFPDATANVPEIHLAVAITTGLIVLIAALTGFPISTTHSITGALLGAGLVSIGFKVNFAALERLFLLPLFLSPIIAICLAGGTHRLLQYINSKLIWQPDKTIVNTCHLISSGIISFSRGLNDTPKIVSLILIIDYFSVQGGMLTIAMAMGLGGLLNSQKIAQTMSQKITPMNHTQGLSANLVTGVLVIASSYFGLPVSMTQVSVSSIFGVGLINKQAKARVFYQILFSWILTLPIATIISGIIYRLLQ, encoded by the coding sequence ATGTTAATAATCAGTTTATTTCTGGCTACGCTTTTTTTAGCTTATTCCAATGGAGCCAACGACAACTTTAAAGGCGTAGCAACACTGTTTGGTAGCCGGACAACAAGTTACCAAACAGCAATTTTGTGGGGAAGTTTTATAACTTTTGCTGGTGCAGTATCCTCAGTTTTCTGGGCAGATAAATTGGTGGAAAAATTTACTGCTCAAGGTATATTTCCCGATGCGACAGCTAATGTACCCGAAATTCATTTAGCCGTAGCCATCACCACCGGTTTAATCGTGCTAATTGCTGCCCTGACAGGATTTCCTATTTCTACAACTCACAGTATCACAGGTGCGCTACTTGGTGCTGGATTAGTATCCATTGGATTCAAAGTTAATTTTGCAGCTTTGGAGAGATTATTTCTTTTACCCCTATTTCTCAGTCCTATTATTGCTATTTGCTTGGCAGGCGGAACCCATAGGTTATTGCAGTACATCAATTCTAAATTGATCTGGCAACCAGACAAAACAATAGTTAATACTTGCCACTTAATCAGTTCGGGAATTATCAGTTTTAGTAGAGGTTTAAATGACACTCCTAAGATTGTTTCCCTGATTTTAATTATTGATTATTTTTCAGTCCAAGGAGGAATGCTGACAATAGCAATGGCAATGGGACTAGGTGGTTTACTTAACTCCCAAAAAATCGCACAAACCATGAGTCAAAAAATTACCCCCATGAATCATACTCAGGGATTATCGGCAAATCTAGTCACGGGAGTTTTAGTGATTGCGTCTAGTTATTTTGGACTTCCTGTTTCCATGACTCAAGTTTCAGTTAGTTCTATCTTTGGTGTGGGACTGATTAACAAGCAAGCCAAAGCGCGCGTTTTTTATCAGATTTTATTTTCGTGGATTTTAACTTTACCTATTGCCACAATTATTAGTGGCATCATTTATAGATTATTGCAGTGA